A window of Cohnella herbarum contains these coding sequences:
- a CDS encoding S-layer homology domain-containing protein, with amino-acid sequence MKRLFSLFAALLLLFGIFPYQALADSQATMTGSGEVADPYVIMTLDHLNEVRNDLSAHYKLGADIDAAETANWNDGEGFIPIGGDGNNDSQFIGTFDGQDHVISGLTINKPSSDLIGLFGIIGSGGVVRNVGLEGGSITGKLYTGGLAGRNRGTVDKSYVTGTVSSSGLVGGLVGHNDIGSTVTESYAMGAVSGNNYAGGLVGLNDATVSHSYATGSVIGTFIVGGLAGGNEGGTVSQSYATGAVSGSASNVGGLVGYNVQGMINQSYATGSVNGDSAVGGLAGNNVSGSISQSYATGTVSGTTNVGGLLGGNSGTITSSYWDRDTTKQADPFGNNSGTFNVASFSTAQALTKGSYPGWDFNNDWFMVEGSTRPFLRSEYSTTISNTHQLQLLAMNLTANYSLAKNIDFGTIFTDNSRSDMWATGMSGDIITGAGFVPIGGMGSPEFSGTFDGLGHMIGNLTIHRPTSSDVGLFGSVQTNGVLKNIGLEGGSVIGDIAVGGLVGVNFGSLSNAYNTGSVRGTDSIGGLVGRNKSGTISEAYSAGNVSGRTFIGGLVGENYAEVRDAYVTGTVNGNSEVGGLTGRIFGSGSVNTSYATGAVKGNAYVGGLVGYGASVSASFYDSQTTNHSDEGKGEPKTTSEMKRVATFQPGWDFTDTWVIEEGKAYPVLQGIAANAGLDAAPPTIVSAKVEDDHPDRVVVTFDEDVSIADASGVTIQVDGNVATVTNHFLMGQRVLTFSINNAIGHGQGVTISYDGQLGNIADTARNSLHGFADLSVENNVNALEAPTNLTAAADNSQITLTWNGASKASGYKVYMGTDSGTYAQTPVATVTEATYSVTGLTYGTTYYFAVKSSTAIEDSEYSNEVSGALLDHTLPSINLGTNGSETWAISAQTAVTVTDSNIGVDDSTLQYAWSTDIATPASGWISFTNGDTLTKNGVDGDWYLHVQALDLAGNKANLVSRRFRLDASVAALSGLTVTDGTLSPAFAENTTSYALSVGNRVSGLTLVPVSADATDTITVAVNGRTAQPVESGEMSEILALHEGVNTITLHVTALNGLRQTYTVTVTRASSSNGGSSTQINPARFVSMDGGTIVFDGGEIIIPSGALNRSINITISEVMNTNALPLSNREQLASKVFEITKDQSGKFNKEVVLRLKFAANAIEKQNFKISLYWFNEETNEWAELDNILVDWEKRTVSGVTDHFTKFAVIAMPVKAAEQPQPEETDVHFTDIKGHWAEKNIEKLAAKGAVKGYSNGTFKPDHPITRAEFTAILVRALELPQIEGKVFADTADHWAGRAISSASAYGIIQGNNQHKFAPDGLVTREQMAVMIVNALQLENRQASHAFADRESIAAWAQEAVAAAVEHGVIAGYPDNTMKPKANATRAEAVTVILHAIEIEKE; translated from the coding sequence ATGAAAAGATTATTTTCTTTATTTGCAGCGCTTCTTTTATTGTTTGGAATCTTCCCGTATCAAGCGTTAGCCGATTCACAAGCTACGATGACAGGCTCGGGGGAGGTCGCCGATCCGTACGTTATTATGACGCTGGATCATTTGAATGAAGTGCGAAACGACCTGAGCGCTCACTATAAGCTCGGGGCGGATATTGACGCTGCGGAGACTGCCAACTGGAACGATGGAGAAGGCTTTATCCCCATCGGAGGCGATGGGAATAACGACAGCCAGTTCATCGGGACCTTCGATGGTCAAGATCATGTCATTAGCGGACTGACCATTAATAAGCCCTCAAGCGATCTTATAGGTCTGTTCGGGATCATTGGCTCCGGCGGGGTGGTAAGAAATGTCGGTCTTGAAGGAGGCTCCATCACTGGAAAGCTATATACGGGCGGATTGGCGGGTCGTAACCGAGGCACAGTGGACAAGTCTTACGTTACCGGCACTGTTAGCAGCAGCGGACTCGTCGGAGGATTGGTAGGGCACAATGATATCGGCAGCACAGTGACCGAATCCTACGCCATGGGCGCAGTCAGTGGAAACAATTATGCCGGAGGGCTTGTGGGGCTTAATGACGCTACAGTGAGTCACTCCTATGCGACCGGCTCCGTTATCGGCACCTTCATTGTCGGCGGGCTTGCAGGGGGCAATGAGGGCGGAACGGTTAGCCAGTCCTACGCCACCGGCGCGGTAAGCGGAAGCGCTAGTAATGTTGGCGGACTGGTGGGGTATAATGTCCAAGGAATGATCAACCAATCCTACGCCACTGGCTCTGTCAACGGGGATAGTGCTGTTGGTGGTCTGGCGGGGAACAATGTCTCTGGCTCGATAAGCCAGTCTTACGCCACCGGCACCGTCAGCGGCACTACCAATGTTGGGGGTCTGCTCGGGGGCAATAGCGGTACTATCACAAGCAGCTATTGGGATAGAGATACAACCAAGCAAGCCGATCCCTTTGGCAATAACAGTGGAACCTTCAACGTTGCCAGCTTTTCTACTGCCCAGGCGCTGACAAAAGGGAGTTATCCCGGTTGGGATTTCAACAATGACTGGTTCATGGTCGAAGGCTCGACGCGGCCTTTCTTGCGCAGCGAATATTCCACTACCATCTCCAATACGCATCAGTTGCAGTTGTTGGCGATGAACCTGACGGCGAACTACAGCCTGGCGAAGAACATCGATTTCGGTACGATATTCACCGACAACAGCCGCTCAGACATGTGGGCGACCGGCATGAGCGGCGACATCATCACGGGAGCGGGCTTCGTGCCCATTGGCGGGATGGGTTCTCCCGAATTCAGCGGCACTTTCGACGGGCTGGGGCATATGATCGGCAATCTGACCATTCATCGTCCCACAAGCAGTGACGTTGGCCTATTCGGCTCAGTTCAGACCAATGGGGTCCTAAAAAACATTGGGCTGGAAGGCGGAAGCGTCATCGGGGATATCGCTGTCGGTGGTTTGGTGGGCGTAAACTTCGGATCACTTAGCAATGCTTACAATACCGGCAGCGTTCGCGGCACCGACTCGATCGGCGGATTGGTAGGGCGGAACAAGTCGGGCACGATAAGCGAAGCTTATTCGGCTGGCAACGTTTCTGGCCGTACATTTATCGGTGGTTTGGTAGGCGAGAATTATGCTGAGGTGAGGGACGCCTACGTCACGGGTACAGTTAACGGCAACAGTGAAGTTGGCGGGCTGACTGGAAGAATTTTCGGCTCAGGCTCAGTGAATACCTCTTACGCCACTGGTGCTGTCAAAGGCAATGCTTATGTAGGAGGGTTGGTGGGGTATGGCGCCTCCGTGAGCGCAAGCTTCTATGACAGCCAGACTACCAACCATTCCGATGAAGGGAAAGGCGAACCGAAAACTACCTCAGAGATGAAGCGGGTAGCTACCTTTCAGCCAGGGTGGGATTTTACGGATACTTGGGTGATCGAAGAAGGGAAAGCATACCCGGTGTTACAAGGGATTGCTGCTAATGCAGGATTGGATGCTGCCCCGCCGACAATCGTCAGCGCGAAGGTAGAGGACGATCATCCTGATCGCGTCGTCGTGACGTTCGATGAGGATGTAAGCATTGCGGATGCAAGCGGAGTTACGATTCAAGTAGACGGTAATGTTGCTACGGTTACGAATCACTTCTTGATGGGACAGAGGGTTCTAACATTTTCCATAAACAACGCGATTGGACATGGGCAAGGGGTAACGATCTCTTATGATGGACAATTGGGGAATATTGCGGATACGGCACGTAATTCATTGCATGGCTTTGCCGATCTATCAGTAGAAAATAACGTCAACGCTCTGGAAGCGCCGACCAACTTGACGGCGGCGGCTGATAACAGCCAGATTACTTTAACCTGGAATGGCGCTTCGAAGGCTAGCGGCTATAAAGTTTATATGGGCACGGATAGCGGGACTTATGCCCAAACGCCGGTAGCGACCGTTACGGAAGCAACCTATAGCGTAACCGGCCTGACCTACGGTACGACTTACTACTTCGCCGTCAAATCGAGTACCGCGATCGAGGACAGCGAATATTCCAATGAGGTTAGCGGCGCTCTACTGGATCATACGCTGCCTTCCATCAACTTGGGGACGAACGGCAGCGAAACCTGGGCGATATCGGCACAGACGGCGGTAACGGTGACTGACAGCAACATCGGAGTGGACGACTCTACGCTGCAATATGCGTGGTCAACCGATATTGCGACACCGGCTTCGGGCTGGATTTCGTTTACAAACGGCGATACGTTAACTAAGAACGGTGTAGACGGAGACTGGTACCTTCACGTTCAAGCGTTGGATCTGGCAGGCAATAAGGCGAATTTAGTGTCAAGGCGGTTCCGGCTGGATGCATCGGTCGCAGCGTTAAGCGGCTTAACGGTGACCGATGGGACGCTGAGTCCCGCGTTCGCGGAAAATACAACAAGCTATGCGCTTAGCGTGGGGAATAGGGTGTCCGGCTTGACCCTTGTCCCTGTATCGGCTGATGCGACGGACACCATAACGGTGGCAGTAAACGGGAGGACGGCCCAACCTGTCGAGAGCGGTGAAATGAGTGAAATTCTAGCTCTCCATGAGGGCGTTAATACGATTACTCTCCATGTCACGGCATTAAACGGATTGCGGCAAACCTATACCGTCACCGTAACCCGGGCAAGCTCAAGCAACGGCGGAAGCAGTACGCAGATTAACCCTGCCCGCTTCGTGAGCATGGACGGTGGGACGATCGTATTTGACGGCGGTGAAATCATCATCCCTAGCGGTGCGTTGAACCGATCAATTAATATAACGATTAGCGAGGTAATGAACACGAATGCCCTGCCGCTTTCTAATAGAGAACAGTTAGCAAGCAAAGTGTTCGAGATCACGAAGGATCAATCTGGAAAATTCAACAAAGAAGTCGTTTTACGTTTGAAATTTGCCGCCAATGCGATAGAGAAGCAAAACTTTAAGATTAGCCTCTACTGGTTCAACGAAGAGACGAACGAATGGGCGGAGCTCGATAACATTCTCGTAGATTGGGAGAAGAGAACGGTCAGCGGCGTCACCGACCACTTCACCAAATTCGCGGTTATAGCCATGCCAGTAAAGGCAGCAGAACAACCGCAACCAGAAGAGACCGATGTTCATTTTACGGATATAAAGGGTCATTGGGCGGAAAAGAATATTGAAAAATTGGCAGCAAAAGGTGCAGTGAAGGGTTATTCGAACGGTACTTTCAAGCCTGATCATCCGATTACCCGGGCAGAGTTTACCGCGATTCTGGTTCGGGCTCTGGAACTCCCGCAGATAGAGGGCAAAGTATTCGCGGATACGGCTGACCATTGGGCCGGCCGGGCCATATCTTC
- a CDS encoding LuxR C-terminal-related transcriptional regulator: protein MVHGSYENHSLILSKLRIPQPLDHSVSRPQLLERMNQGLKRKATFITAPAGYGKTTLVSDWVRQLNVPVGWLSLDDKDNDPIRFWQYTTKAVEQALGSLSGPLQSAVATLSPGQHEPFLVALLNELNGLQEPLVLVLDDWHVVNDKNIIASVSYFLEYLPSPVHISFASRTVADFSKARWISRDWIQEVHVEHLRFDLRETVDFFRICAKRDMQREQIEQLLEKTEGWVTGLKLVSLSLRNGKRTMSYMPHDHRDSVRVEQFLLEEVFEALDESSRQFLMNVSILQRMNGSLCEAVAGDNGAGKLAELVSTNLFLISLDQNKEWYRFHHLFGDFLQKQQIRHCPDKTMELNNAAAIWCESMGLLEEAVDYYLAGHSYKEALRLLEQMRSIMIRREFSTLRVWLSAIPERLLMQHPYLYFSYIFSLLWAHDLDQAERHLQLAEEHYELSSGSWSPEDRNRYMSYLYYVRNFKATQYDMDMVKGLEYIRLSLQHSPEGIDLIFASPQMPLSPSIYRSYNGKRGKHLPRGLSDTFFLNMIEFMTLMGLQHSVLVCYGELLYERGELEQAEQYLKFGLLEKNQALYQPEKVYVPASLFLSRISKSNQDIAQAEKWLEEAGQKALEEGAEGAHILIEAEMAALRLERGDPSAALEWKERYRLSADDPVSVYQLFVYIFLVRVLLETANARKAWDLSEKLYLIAVKDHRPMDALEIQVLQAMILRHESKTEQALLKLEEALKYAEPDDYVRVFADKGKQIAELLITYVQQRQKGNIRDKNSPTLAYVRKILSSCGGMADSLYPSEGALETLLTQKEHMIFRCMEDGMDNMAIAETLGIGMGTLKAHINHIYSKLQVTGRVEAINRGKGMRG from the coding sequence ATGGTTCATGGAAGTTATGAAAACCATTCTCTTATATTATCCAAGCTGCGGATTCCGCAACCCCTTGATCATTCCGTATCTCGACCCCAGTTGCTTGAGCGGATGAATCAGGGACTGAAACGCAAAGCAACATTCATTACGGCACCTGCCGGTTACGGTAAAACGACGCTGGTCAGCGATTGGGTAAGACAACTAAATGTACCTGTCGGTTGGCTGTCACTGGACGATAAGGACAATGACCCGATTCGATTCTGGCAATATACAACTAAGGCTGTCGAGCAAGCGCTTGGCAGTTTGTCCGGTCCGCTCCAATCGGCAGTTGCAACGTTAAGCCCTGGTCAGCATGAACCGTTCCTCGTTGCTCTGCTGAACGAATTGAATGGTTTACAGGAACCCCTTGTGCTTGTGTTGGATGATTGGCATGTCGTTAATGACAAGAATATCATTGCATCCGTGTCCTATTTTTTGGAGTACCTGCCGTCCCCTGTGCATATTTCCTTCGCAAGCCGTACCGTTGCAGATTTTTCGAAGGCGAGATGGATTAGCCGGGACTGGATCCAAGAAGTCCATGTCGAACATTTGCGATTCGATTTGCGGGAAACGGTAGATTTCTTCCGGATCTGTGCTAAGAGGGATATGCAAAGAGAGCAGATTGAACAACTTCTTGAGAAAACCGAGGGTTGGGTAACGGGCCTTAAACTTGTATCGTTGTCCTTACGAAATGGTAAGCGGACGATGTCGTACATGCCTCATGATCACAGAGACAGCGTCCGGGTTGAGCAATTTTTGCTGGAAGAAGTTTTTGAAGCTCTTGACGAATCGTCTCGGCAATTTCTAATGAACGTCTCCATTCTTCAGAGAATGAACGGATCGCTTTGCGAAGCTGTGGCCGGGGACAACGGAGCGGGGAAACTTGCGGAATTGGTAAGCACGAACCTATTTCTCATTTCGTTGGATCAAAACAAAGAATGGTATCGATTTCACCATCTGTTCGGCGATTTTCTGCAAAAGCAACAGATACGTCATTGCCCCGACAAAACGATGGAACTGAACAATGCAGCTGCTATTTGGTGCGAATCAATGGGGCTGCTGGAAGAAGCCGTGGATTATTATCTAGCCGGGCACTCTTATAAGGAAGCGCTGCGTTTGCTAGAACAGATGAGGAGCATTATGATACGCAGGGAATTCTCGACGCTGAGAGTTTGGTTGTCGGCTATCCCCGAGCGGCTTTTAATGCAACATCCGTATCTTTACTTCTCGTATATTTTTTCTTTGTTGTGGGCTCATGATCTCGATCAGGCGGAAAGGCATTTGCAACTGGCCGAGGAACATTATGAGCTATCGTCGGGGAGTTGGAGTCCGGAAGACAGGAATCGCTATATGAGCTACCTGTATTATGTAAGGAATTTCAAAGCGACCCAGTACGATATGGATATGGTCAAGGGGTTGGAATACATCCGTCTTTCGCTTCAACACAGCCCGGAAGGAATAGATCTCATATTTGCTTCGCCTCAGATGCCGCTGTCCCCGTCCATTTATAGGTCGTATAACGGCAAGCGAGGCAAACATTTACCTAGAGGGCTCTCGGATACGTTTTTTCTTAATATGATCGAATTCATGACGCTTATGGGCTTACAGCATTCGGTTCTGGTCTGTTATGGAGAATTGTTGTACGAACGGGGCGAACTGGAACAAGCGGAGCAATATTTGAAGTTTGGACTGCTAGAGAAGAACCAAGCGCTCTATCAGCCGGAGAAGGTTTACGTTCCCGCAAGCCTGTTCCTTTCGAGGATAAGCAAATCCAACCAAGATATCGCGCAAGCCGAGAAGTGGTTGGAAGAGGCCGGGCAGAAAGCGCTGGAAGAAGGCGCAGAGGGCGCGCATATTCTAATCGAAGCAGAAATGGCCGCTTTGCGGCTGGAGCGAGGGGATCCGTCTGCGGCTCTAGAGTGGAAGGAGCGCTACAGACTCTCGGCGGATGATCCGGTGTCCGTGTATCAGCTGTTCGTCTATATCTTTCTCGTAAGAGTATTACTGGAAACCGCTAACGCTAGAAAAGCGTGGGACCTGTCGGAGAAGCTATATCTCATCGCCGTTAAAGATCATCGTCCGATGGATGCGTTGGAAATTCAAGTGCTTCAGGCGATGATACTGCGGCATGAATCTAAGACGGAGCAAGCTCTTCTGAAACTGGAAGAAGCGCTCAAATATGCGGAACCGGACGATTACGTTCGTGTATTCGCCGATAAGGGCAAACAGATCGCGGAATTGCTGATTACATACGTACAGCAACGACAGAAAGGCAATATCCGGGACAAAAATTCGCCTACGCTCGCCTATGTGCGCAAGATTTTGTCCTCATGTGGTGGAATGGCAGACTCGTTATATCCATCGGAAGGCGCTTTGGAGACGCTTCTAACCCAGAAGGAGCACATGATATTCCGTTGTATGGAAGATGGTATGGACAACATGGCGATTGCAGAAACGCTCGGCATCGGCATGGGAACTCTTAAAGCGCACATTAATCATATCTATAGCAAACTCCAAGTGACCGGCCGCGTGGAAGCGATCAATCGGGGGAAAGGAATGCGGGGTTAG
- a CDS encoding DinB family protein, with protein MNQRPAKEEYAEYYDQYVRLVPEGKISDILARQLEQTSAYLSDIPEQIGNFRYAPDKWSLKEVIGHINDNERIMAYRLLRIARGDKTSLAGYDQDEFMKGVNFDGYSLADLIDDYISVRKATLTLIRGLTDEQTSRSGTANDNAISARALAYIISGHETHHINIIRERYRIN; from the coding sequence ATGAATCAACGTCCCGCGAAAGAAGAATACGCAGAATATTACGATCAGTACGTCCGTCTGGTGCCGGAAGGGAAAATCAGCGATATTTTGGCTAGACAGCTGGAGCAAACGTCCGCTTATTTGTCCGATATTCCCGAGCAAATCGGGAATTTCCGGTATGCTCCGGATAAATGGAGCTTAAAAGAAGTCATAGGTCACATTAACGACAATGAACGGATTATGGCCTATCGCTTGCTTCGGATCGCAAGAGGCGACAAAACGTCGTTAGCCGGTTATGATCAGGACGAGTTTATGAAAGGGGTCAACTTCGACGGCTATTCATTAGCGGATCTTATCGACGATTATATTTCCGTACGTAAAGCGACGCTAACTCTGATTCGCGGATTGACCGACGAACAAACATCGAGATCCGGGACGGCGAATGACAACGCGATTTCCGCAAGGGCGTTAGCCTACATTATTTCCGGTCACGAGACTCACCATATCAACATCATCAGAGAACGGTACCGGATCAATTAA
- a CDS encoding M42 family metallopeptidase, with translation MPEALQPQLDREYIVSLLNELLNTPSPSGFCMAIMKRIREETAKLGYALEMTPKGNAIITIPGTGDSKERVIALTAHVDTLGAMVRSVKPNGMLRFTSIGGYAMHTVEGEYCLIHTRDGRTYEGTVLSTKPSVHVYSDMRDLKREEANMEVRIDESVKTKEETEALGIAPGDFISWDPGTRTLPNGWIKSRHLDDKASVAALFGLMEWLKREGQSPANTVKVIFSTYEEVGHGSSYIPPDITELIAVDMGAIGDDLSATEKDVSICAKDSSGPYDYAMTSKLIDLAKRENIAYAVDIYPHYGSDASAALHGGSNIRAALIGPGVHASHGMERTHADAIVNTAALLIAYTMEK, from the coding sequence ATGCCTGAAGCTCTCCAACCGCAATTAGATCGCGAGTATATCGTGAGCTTGCTTAACGAGTTGTTGAATACGCCGAGTCCGAGCGGGTTTTGCATGGCCATTATGAAGCGCATTCGAGAGGAAACCGCTAAGCTCGGGTATGCACTCGAGATGACGCCCAAAGGAAATGCGATCATCACGATCCCGGGTACCGGCGATTCGAAGGAGAGAGTGATAGCCTTAACCGCGCACGTCGATACGCTTGGGGCAATGGTTCGTTCGGTCAAGCCGAACGGAATGCTTCGGTTTACTTCTATTGGCGGCTATGCGATGCATACGGTTGAAGGAGAATATTGCCTGATTCATACGCGCGACGGCAGAACCTACGAAGGCACCGTGCTTTCGACGAAACCTTCCGTTCATGTTTACTCGGATATGAGGGATTTGAAACGCGAAGAGGCGAACATGGAAGTTCGCATCGACGAGTCGGTGAAGACGAAAGAGGAGACCGAGGCGCTTGGTATTGCTCCCGGGGACTTCATATCGTGGGATCCCGGCACGCGTACTCTTCCTAACGGCTGGATCAAGTCTCGCCATCTGGACGACAAGGCAAGCGTTGCGGCTTTATTCGGATTAATGGAGTGGTTGAAGCGCGAAGGCCAATCGCCTGCGAATACGGTTAAGGTGATCTTCTCTACATATGAAGAAGTCGGTCATGGCAGTTCCTATATCCCGCCGGACATTACCGAATTGATCGCCGTAGACATGGGAGCTATCGGGGACGACCTCTCGGCGACGGAGAAAGACGTATCGATCTGCGCCAAAGACTCTTCCGGACCCTATGATTACGCAATGACTTCGAAGCTGATCGACCTTGCGAAACGAGAAAACATCGCTTATGCCGTCGACATCTATCCCCACTATGGTTCCGACGCCTCCGCGGCATTACATGGAGGCAGCAACATTCGAGCGGCTTTGATTGGCCCGGGGGTTCACGCCTCGCATGGCATGGAGAGAACGCATGCCGATGCCATCGTGAACACGGCCGCATTACTGATCGCTTACACTATGGAGAAATGA
- a CDS encoding radical SAM/SPASM domain-containing protein, whose protein sequence is MKKFKKFYIEITSICNLACSFCPPTKRQANFIKVDAFTNTLDQIQGHAEYIYFHVKGEPLLHPKIDELLDISHEKGFKVNLTSNGTLLHKAKSKILGKPALRQINFSLHSFDGHEGSVDKEGYVSSVLDFAKEAVAASNILISLRLWNLTPDNETNLMNDRNREILEQIEKSFGLGYKIEEHFVRGKGIKIADRIYLNHEEEFKWPDLKEKEDDSKGFCHALRNQAGVLVDGTVIPCCLDGEGVINLGNINKTPFSEIIEGERATKLYDGFSRREVVEELCRKCGYRQRFNA, encoded by the coding sequence TTGAAGAAATTTAAGAAATTTTATATCGAGATTACGAGCATATGCAATCTCGCTTGCAGCTTCTGTCCGCCTACGAAACGTCAAGCGAATTTTATTAAAGTCGATGCTTTCACGAATACGCTGGATCAGATTCAGGGGCATGCGGAATATATTTATTTTCACGTGAAAGGCGAACCGTTGCTCCACCCTAAGATTGACGAGCTGCTGGATATCAGTCATGAGAAAGGGTTCAAAGTGAACCTGACCTCCAACGGGACGTTGCTCCATAAAGCCAAGTCCAAGATTCTCGGCAAACCCGCGCTTAGGCAGATCAACTTTTCTCTGCATAGCTTCGACGGGCATGAAGGATCGGTCGATAAGGAGGGGTACGTGTCCAGCGTGCTGGATTTTGCCAAGGAAGCTGTCGCCGCCTCGAACATTCTGATTTCCCTGAGACTGTGGAACCTTACGCCGGATAACGAGACGAACTTAATGAACGACCGGAACAGGGAAATTCTCGAGCAGATCGAGAAATCGTTCGGGCTCGGTTATAAGATCGAGGAACATTTCGTTCGGGGTAAGGGCATTAAAATCGCGGATCGGATTTATTTAAATCACGAGGAAGAGTTTAAGTGGCCGGATTTGAAGGAGAAGGAAGACGATAGCAAGGGCTTCTGTCATGCCTTGCGAAATCAAGCCGGAGTTCTGGTAGATGGAACGGTCATCCCATGCTGCTTGGACGGAGAAGGCGTCATTAATTTGGGGAATATTAATAAAACCCCTTTCTCGGAAATTATCGAAGGCGAGCGCGCGACGAAATTGTACGATGGATTTTCCAGAAGGGAAGTCGTCGAAGAGTTGTGCAGAAAATGCGGATACCGCCAAAGATTCAACGCCTAA
- a CDS encoding metallophosphoesterase family protein → MKIVVVSDTHMPRMSKKLPERLLRELANANAIIHAGDWTNLSVYEQLANYATTYGVAGNNDGEDIVRRFGLRKQLEFDGCRIGIVHGHGTGKREATESRAIETFKDVRLDAIVYGHSHIPVLKRTGGLLVFNPGSPTDKRKQPLYSFGVFRIASGTLTAKHVYYADKS, encoded by the coding sequence ATGAAGATCGTCGTCGTATCCGATACGCACATGCCGAGAATGAGCAAGAAGCTGCCCGAAAGATTGCTTCGCGAGCTTGCGAATGCCAATGCGATCATTCATGCGGGCGATTGGACGAATCTTTCCGTCTACGAGCAATTGGCGAACTATGCGACGACGTACGGAGTCGCGGGCAACAACGACGGGGAGGACATCGTTCGCCGCTTCGGCCTGCGTAAGCAGCTCGAATTCGACGGTTGCCGGATCGGAATCGTGCATGGGCATGGCACGGGGAAGAGGGAAGCTACGGAGTCTCGCGCCATCGAGACCTTCAAGGATGTCCGGTTGGACGCCATCGTGTACGGACATTCCCATATCCCCGTGCTGAAACGTACCGGGGGTTTGCTCGTTTTTAATCCCGGTTCTCCGACGGACAAGAGGAAGCAACCGTTGTATTCGTTCGGAGTGTTCCGAATAGCGAGCGGAACGTTAACGGCCAAGCATGTGTATTATGCGGACAAATCATAG
- a CDS encoding FecCD family ABC transporter permease codes for MLILGALILIVFIISMNTGYIRLSPAVLIRTLFGAGSDKESLILFDFRLPRIVISILIGAGLAVSGCIMQGISRNALADPGILGINAGAGLMVTLFISFFSATSTSSIFLLPILALLGGGATALLILVLAHRPHQPLSSTRLLLTGIAVAAGLSAAMLVLTLRLNPDQYQFVATWLAGSIWGTNWKFVLSLLPWILILLPYVIYKARVLNVLRLGESMATGLGASVSREQLKLLFAAVGLAASCVAVSGGIGFVGLIGPHLGRRLVGSRHQLLIPVSALIGALLVITGDTLGRWILQPSEIPTGIVVAVIGAPYFLYLLSRTKE; via the coding sequence ATGCTTATTTTAGGCGCCCTGATCCTTATCGTATTCATCATTAGTATGAATACCGGTTATATTCGATTGTCTCCTGCGGTTCTGATCCGCACGTTATTCGGGGCGGGATCGGATAAAGAGAGTCTCATCCTATTCGATTTTCGTTTGCCGAGGATCGTCATCTCTATCCTGATCGGAGCGGGATTGGCCGTATCGGGTTGCATTATGCAGGGGATATCCCGCAACGCGCTAGCGGATCCCGGTATCTTGGGCATTAACGCCGGCGCTGGGCTGATGGTCACGCTGTTCATCTCGTTTTTTTCCGCAACCTCTACGTCGTCGATTTTTTTATTGCCGATCTTGGCGTTGCTCGGAGGCGGAGCGACCGCGTTATTGATCCTTGTGCTGGCTCATCGCCCGCATCAGCCCTTATCTTCCACCCGATTGCTGCTGACGGGGATTGCCGTTGCCGCAGGGCTAAGCGCCGCTATGCTGGTCTTAACGCTTCGGCTTAATCCGGATCAGTACCAGTTCGTCGCGACTTGGTTAGCGGGCAGCATCTGGGGAACGAATTGGAAATTCGTCCTCTCGTTATTGCCATGGATCTTGATTCTATTGCCTTATGTCATCTATAAGGCGCGAGTGTTGAACGTGCTCCGCCTAGGAGAATCGATGGCGACGGGCCTTGGCGCTTCCGTATCGAGGGAGCAGCTCAAGCTGTTGTTCGCGGCTGTCGGGCTTGCGGCATCATGCGTGGCGGTAAGCGGCGGTATCGGTTTCGTCGGATTGATCGGTCCTCATCTTGGTCGTAGATTAGTCGGATCCAGACATCAATTATTAATTCCGGTATCGGCGTTGATAGGCGCGCTTCTGGTCATTACGGGGGATACGCTAGGCCGCTGGATTCTACAGCCTTCGGAAATTCCGACGGGTATCGTGGTCGCGGTGATCGGAGCTCCTTATTTCCTTTACTTGTTGTCCCGGACGAAAGAATAA